Proteins encoded by one window of Gemmatimonadaceae bacterium:
- a CDS encoding DUF2277 domain-containing protein, translated as MCRNIKTLANFEPPATTDEVHASALQFVRKLSGTTKPSRANEEAFNIAVAEVSAAARRLIDSLVTTAPPRDREVEARKGRERSLKRFPRSA; from the coding sequence ATGTGCCGCAACATCAAGACGCTCGCCAATTTTGAACCACCGGCGACCACAGACGAAGTCCATGCCTCGGCGCTGCAGTTCGTGCGAAAGCTCAGCGGAACCACCAAGCCATCCCGAGCGAACGAGGAGGCATTCAATATCGCGGTGGCTGAGGTCAGCGCGGCGGCCCGACGTCTGATCGATTCACTCGTGACTACCGCGCCTCCACGCGATCGCGAGGTCGAAGCGCGCAAAGGGCGCGAGCGCTCCCTCAAGCGGTTCCCGCGCTCGGCCTGA
- a CDS encoding EAL domain-containing protein — protein MTVPSELPLSGQTDARDPVLLAGTLAASMEQLARVCVAATGADGAVVALLGADRRSFSAGAVAPSWMAHDSGILIRTGLVAAAIEQGGTLALDTSMGEDRDHGHRVLRELGVGGLLVSVLLRDDGTVLGAVVAVSRASRAWSDDRISALRDLAAIGTSKLTLRLALAEREVREQRLRHDSQHDPLTGLPNRAMFLKRLADASLRARRGVDGIFAVLFLDVDDFKLVNDSMGHHVGDEVLVEIARRLETCIRGGDLVARLGGDEFAILLERVTDARETAIVAERVHEAVRVPMTISGYEWTSTASIGVALSSPGNEAPDYLLRSADMAMYRAKHQGRGRFELYDRGQHAQALTRLQTETELRRAIDREEFELHYQPIVAMGDGRTVGVEALIRWRHAERGLVAPNHFIPVAEETGLIVQIGRWVLRRAISDLARWDRDLAGLAELTMAVNLSAREFAQLDLVKVVADALTESELAPSRLNLEITESTIFSQQNVALDTVSELKALGVQIHIDDFGTGYSSLSYLQRLPVDAIKIDRSFVRAIEVEARSRHVVQSLVSLARGIGLDTIAEGVGSDGQVDLLRGMQCTFGQGFHLGRPVPGREIVQGLLRRAEPVALRRRND, from the coding sequence TTGACTGTCCCGTCCGAGCTTCCGCTCTCAGGTCAGACCGACGCACGTGATCCCGTTTTGTTGGCGGGCACGCTGGCGGCGTCGATGGAGCAACTGGCGCGCGTGTGCGTCGCGGCCACGGGAGCCGATGGCGCCGTGGTAGCGCTGCTCGGCGCCGATCGGCGCAGCTTTTCGGCTGGGGCCGTCGCGCCGTCGTGGATGGCGCACGATAGCGGCATCCTCATTCGCACGGGTCTCGTCGCCGCCGCCATCGAACAGGGGGGCACGCTGGCGCTCGACACGTCGATGGGCGAGGACCGCGATCACGGTCATCGCGTGTTGCGCGAGCTGGGCGTTGGCGGCCTGCTCGTGTCGGTGCTGCTGCGCGACGACGGGACGGTGCTGGGCGCGGTCGTTGCCGTGTCGCGGGCGTCGCGGGCATGGAGCGACGATCGCATCAGTGCGCTGCGCGACCTTGCTGCGATCGGTACGTCCAAACTCACGCTGCGCCTGGCGCTCGCCGAGCGCGAGGTGCGCGAGCAGCGACTGCGTCACGATTCGCAGCATGACCCGCTCACGGGCCTCCCGAACCGCGCGATGTTCCTCAAGCGCCTCGCCGACGCCTCGCTGCGCGCGCGACGCGGCGTCGACGGGATCTTTGCGGTGCTGTTCCTCGACGTCGACGACTTCAAGCTGGTGAACGACAGCATGGGTCACCACGTCGGCGATGAAGTACTCGTCGAGATTGCGCGTCGGCTGGAAACGTGCATTCGGGGCGGCGATCTGGTGGCGCGGCTGGGCGGCGACGAGTTCGCGATTCTGCTGGAGCGCGTGACCGATGCGCGCGAGACGGCCATCGTTGCCGAACGCGTGCACGAGGCCGTGCGTGTCCCGATGACGATCAGTGGGTACGAATGGACGTCGACGGCCAGCATCGGGGTGGCGCTCTCGTCCCCCGGCAACGAGGCGCCCGACTACCTGCTGCGCAGCGCGGACATGGCCATGTACCGGGCCAAGCATCAGGGGCGAGGCCGCTTCGAGCTGTACGATCGTGGGCAGCACGCGCAGGCGCTCACGCGACTGCAGACGGAGACGGAGCTGCGCCGCGCGATCGATCGCGAGGAGTTCGAGCTGCACTACCAGCCCATCGTCGCGATGGGGGACGGACGCACGGTCGGCGTCGAGGCGCTCATCCGGTGGCGTCACGCCGAGCGTGGTCTGGTGGCGCCTAACCATTTCATCCCGGTGGCGGAGGAGACCGGACTCATCGTGCAGATCGGGCGCTGGGTGTTGCGCCGGGCGATCAGCGACCTTGCCCGATGGGACCGCGACCTCGCGGGTCTCGCCGAGCTGACGATGGCCGTCAATCTCTCGGCGCGCGAGTTCGCCCAGCTCGACCTGGTGAAGGTCGTCGCCGACGCGCTCACGGAGAGTGAGCTGGCGCCATCCCGCCTCAACCTGGAGATCACCGAGAGCACGATCTTCAGTCAGCAGAATGTGGCGCTGGACACGGTGAGCGAGCTCAAGGCGCTGGGCGTGCAGATCCACATCGACGATTTCGGCACGGGGTACTCGTCGCTGTCGTACCTCCAGCGGTTGCCGGTGGATGCCATCAAGATCGATCGTTCGTTCGTGCGGGCGATCGAAGTCGAGGCGCGCTCGCGTCATGTGGTGCAGAGCCTCGTGTCCCTGGCGCGTGGCATCGGCCTCGACACGATCGCCGAGGGGGTCGGGAGCGACGGTCAGGTGGACCTGCTGCGCGGGATGCAGTGCACCTTTGGCCAGGGATTCCACCTCGGTCGACCGGTCCCGGGCCGGGAGATCGTGCAGGGGTTGCTGCGCAGGGCCGAGCCGGTGGCGCTGCGCCGGCGGAACGACTGA
- the solA gene encoding N-methyl-L-tryptophan oxidase has product MGSAAALHLARQGQRTLVLERFGVAHDRGSSHGLTRIIRLAYFEHPSYVPLLRRAFELWRDLERQAGEPILHVTGSLDAGPVDSRTVSGSIRSCREHDLPYDVLTPGDLAARFPAYRLPAGHVGVFQPDGGFLVPERCIAASLELARVAGADVRPAEGVVRWEAKRGAVTVDTARGTYEAGQLVVAAGAWAPALVPSLGPLLTPERQVVAWFDVADRDAFAPERFPVFNLEWEGEHWYGFPEFSAPGFKVGCYHHRREAVDPERLDRAHVDDDDLALLRPLVRACFAGAQDEVLQAKVCIFTNTPDEDFIIDRLPGSPEVLIASACSGHGFKFAAVVGEIVADLIARGSTTHDIARHALARFPQLSA; this is encoded by the coding sequence ATGGGGAGCGCCGCTGCCCTTCATCTCGCTCGGCAGGGCCAGCGTACCCTCGTCCTCGAGCGGTTCGGCGTGGCGCACGACCGCGGGTCGTCCCACGGCCTCACGCGCATCATCCGGCTCGCCTACTTCGAGCATCCGTCCTACGTACCGCTCCTGCGCCGTGCGTTCGAGTTGTGGCGCGACCTCGAGCGGCAGGCAGGAGAACCGATCCTCCACGTCACCGGCTCGCTGGACGCCGGTCCCGTCGACTCGCGAACCGTCAGCGGTTCCATCCGCTCGTGCCGGGAGCACGACCTGCCGTACGACGTCCTGACGCCCGGCGACCTCGCGGCGCGCTTTCCCGCGTACCGTTTGCCGGCGGGCCACGTCGGCGTGTTCCAGCCCGACGGGGGCTTCCTCGTGCCAGAGCGCTGCATCGCCGCGAGCCTCGAGCTCGCGCGAGTGGCCGGAGCGGACGTTCGCCCCGCCGAGGGCGTGGTCCGCTGGGAGGCGAAGCGTGGCGCGGTGACCGTCGACACCGCGCGCGGCACCTACGAGGCGGGCCAACTGGTCGTTGCCGCCGGCGCCTGGGCACCGGCGCTCGTGCCGTCGTTAGGTCCGCTGCTCACGCCTGAACGTCAGGTCGTGGCCTGGTTCGACGTGGCGGATCGCGATGCCTTTGCGCCCGAGCGATTTCCGGTATTCAACCTCGAGTGGGAAGGCGAACACTGGTACGGCTTTCCCGAGTTCAGCGCCCCTGGCTTCAAGGTCGGCTGCTACCATCACCGGCGTGAAGCCGTCGACCCCGAGCGGCTGGACCGTGCGCATGTGGACGACGACGATCTCGCGCTCCTGCGCCCCCTGGTGCGTGCGTGCTTCGCGGGTGCCCAGGATGAAGTGCTGCAGGCCAAGGTCTGCATCTTCACCAACACGCCCGACGAAGACTTCATCATCGACCGGCTCCCCGGGTCCCCCGAAGTCCTCATCGCGTCCGCCTGCTCAGGACACGGCTTCAAGTTCGCCGCGGTCGTTGGCGAGATCGTGGCCGACCTCATCGCGCGCGGGAGCACCACGCACGACATCGCGCGCCACGCGCTCGCGCGCTTCCCGCAGCTCAGCGCCTGA
- a CDS encoding type II toxin-antitoxin system HicA family toxin, translating to MKRIDLVRHLESCGCHLLLEGASHSVYFNPATRRTSTVPRHRETNDYLARKICRDLEIVDPDA from the coding sequence GTGAAGCGGATCGACCTCGTGCGGCACTTGGAGTCCTGCGGGTGTCACCTGCTGCTGGAGGGGGCGAGCCACAGTGTGTATTTCAACCCGGCGACGCGCCGGACTTCGACGGTGCCGCGACACCGCGAGACCAACGACTATCTCGCCCGCAAGATCTGCCGCGACTTGGAGATCGTCGACCCTGATGCCTAA
- a CDS encoding extracellular solute-binding protein, producing MTRAVHCWIGTILFAAGCLSACDRQRTAEPQALSVFNAAALGPPFRDLIAAFAAQNPGLVHDQLNAPSLEAVRMMTELGRVPDVLAVADRALLDSLVLPKYATWYVAFGTNALVLAYGPKARFRDEITTENWWQVLLRPGVETGRSDMRVDPSGYRADMAMQLAERHYGVPGLTAKLRAAIPERNVRRAEADLSAHLELGELDYGWTYESLARAHGLAYVKLPAAVDLSDPALASTYASAHVELPEPGGRAPIVLRGAPIVFAVTVPTQAPHGDVARRFVTFLLSAEGREILGRSGFSALATPDVVGTLPSDVIVRR from the coding sequence ATGACGAGAGCCGTGCACTGCTGGATCGGGACGATACTCTTCGCGGCTGGATGCCTGTCGGCGTGTGACCGCCAACGGACCGCGGAACCTCAGGCCCTGAGCGTCTTCAACGCGGCGGCGCTGGGCCCGCCCTTTCGCGACCTGATCGCCGCCTTCGCCGCGCAGAACCCTGGGCTCGTTCACGACCAGCTCAACGCGCCGAGTCTGGAGGCGGTGCGCATGATGACCGAGCTCGGCCGCGTTCCGGACGTGTTGGCCGTGGCCGATCGCGCGTTGCTCGATTCGCTCGTGTTGCCGAAATACGCAACGTGGTACGTGGCCTTTGGCACCAACGCCCTCGTACTCGCCTATGGTCCAAAGGCGCGGTTCAGGGACGAGATCACGACGGAGAACTGGTGGCAGGTGCTGCTGCGTCCCGGCGTGGAAACGGGTCGTTCCGACATGCGCGTGGACCCCAGCGGCTATCGAGCAGACATGGCGATGCAACTGGCTGAGCGCCACTACGGCGTGCCCGGCCTCACGGCAAAGCTGCGCGCCGCGATCCCCGAGCGGAACGTGCGTCGTGCCGAAGCAGACCTTTCGGCACACCTCGAGCTGGGCGAACTGGACTACGGGTGGACATATGAGTCGCTGGCCAGGGCGCACGGTCTGGCCTATGTCAAACTCCCGGCAGCGGTGGACCTCAGTGACCCGGCTCTGGCGTCGACCTATGCCTCGGCACACGTCGAACTACCCGAGCCCGGGGGACGCGCGCCGATCGTGTTGCGCGGTGCTCCGATCGTCTTTGCGGTGACCGTGCCGACCCAGGCGCCGCACGGCGATGTGGCGCGCCGCTTCGTCACCTTCCTCCTGTCGGCCGAAGGGCGCGAGATTCTTGGCCGATCGGGTTTCAGCGCGCTGGCAACACCGGATGTGGTCGGGACATTGCCGAGCGACGTGATCGTCAGGCGCTGA
- a CDS encoding S9 family peptidase, with amino-acid sequence MLRLVAICLLLVAPVCLPAQSTRRPLRLDDLFRIKSVRDPQVSPDGQWVAYVVSQLDSTRDKSNADIWMVSWDGTRTVQLTHTPEGESAPRWSPDNRYLAFAASRGDSKAGSQVWVLDRLGGEARQLTRHKGGVSSYAWSPDASRLLFIAQDPDSAELADSAKKSTPRPIVVDRYAFKRDGEGYLSNRRAHIYVHDIAKDTTIQVTSGPYDDNAPTWSPDGRSIAFVSERGKDPDRDNNSDVFVVEARAGGTVRQLTTFPGPDTGPLAFSPDGAWIAYSQGNEARLYAYSMDHLAVVASSGGTPRVLTAALDRSVGDPVWSADGRSITVLLEDDRAVHVARVDVASAQLERVLQGRRVVQELAEGPGGKLAVLAGTADRPSEIHVLESGALRPLTHANDAWAAEVRLSTVEDVSAKGKDGTVVNGLLARPADAPPGRRMPTLLRIHGGPASQDQHAFSFEREFFAANGYAVLNVNYRGSTGRGSAHQQAIYADWGNKEVQDLLAAVDHVVATGVADPDRLGIGGWSYGGILTNYTIATDTRFKAAISGAGSSMQLTMYGTDQYIYQYETELGAPWRNPRAWEKVSYPFFKADRITTPTLFMGGKDDDNVPITGSEQMYQALKSLGVETQLVVYPGQNHGISLPSFQKDRLARYLAWYDAHLKHRT; translated from the coding sequence ATGCTCCGCCTTGTTGCTATCTGTCTCCTCCTAGTCGCGCCGGTGTGCCTTCCGGCGCAGTCCACCCGGCGCCCGCTCCGGCTGGACGACCTCTTCAGGATCAAGTCGGTGCGCGATCCCCAGGTCTCGCCAGATGGGCAGTGGGTCGCGTACGTGGTATCACAGCTCGACTCGACGCGCGACAAGTCGAATGCCGACATCTGGATGGTCTCGTGGGACGGCACTCGCACCGTGCAGCTCACCCACACTCCTGAGGGCGAGAGTGCGCCGCGCTGGAGCCCCGACAATCGCTACCTCGCGTTTGCCGCATCGCGCGGTGACAGCAAGGCGGGGAGTCAGGTCTGGGTGCTCGACCGACTCGGCGGCGAGGCGCGCCAGCTCACGAGACACAAGGGCGGTGTGAGTTCGTACGCGTGGTCGCCGGACGCCTCGCGACTCCTCTTCATTGCGCAGGACCCCGACTCCGCGGAGCTGGCGGACAGCGCGAAGAAGTCGACACCGCGTCCGATCGTCGTCGACCGCTATGCGTTCAAGCGTGACGGCGAGGGCTACCTGAGCAATCGACGCGCGCACATCTACGTCCATGACATCGCGAAGGACACGACGATTCAGGTCACCTCGGGCCCGTATGACGACAACGCCCCCACGTGGTCGCCCGACGGTCGATCGATTGCGTTCGTGAGCGAGCGGGGCAAGGATCCGGACCGCGACAACAACAGCGACGTGTTCGTCGTCGAGGCGCGCGCCGGGGGCACCGTGCGGCAGCTGACGACGTTCCCTGGCCCAGACACCGGTCCGCTCGCGTTCAGTCCCGATGGCGCGTGGATCGCCTATTCACAGGGGAACGAGGCCAGGTTGTACGCCTACTCCATGGATCATCTCGCCGTGGTGGCGTCGAGCGGGGGGACGCCAAGAGTGTTGACGGCTGCACTCGATCGATCGGTGGGCGATCCCGTCTGGAGCGCGGATGGTCGAAGCATCACCGTGTTGCTCGAGGACGACCGCGCCGTTCACGTGGCTCGCGTCGACGTCGCTTCGGCGCAGCTCGAACGCGTACTCCAGGGTCGCCGCGTCGTGCAGGAGCTGGCCGAAGGACCGGGCGGAAAGCTTGCCGTGCTGGCTGGCACGGCCGACCGTCCGTCTGAAATACACGTGTTGGAGTCAGGCGCGCTGCGACCGTTGACCCACGCGAACGATGCGTGGGCCGCCGAGGTGCGGCTCTCGACCGTTGAGGACGTATCTGCCAAGGGGAAGGATGGAACCGTGGTGAACGGCCTGCTTGCGCGCCCGGCCGATGCGCCACCAGGCCGTCGGATGCCGACGTTGCTTCGCATTCATGGTGGTCCCGCATCGCAGGACCAGCACGCATTCAGCTTTGAGCGCGAGTTCTTTGCGGCGAACGGCTACGCGGTGCTCAACGTGAACTACCGGGGGAGTACGGGACGTGGATCGGCGCATCAGCAGGCGATCTACGCCGACTGGGGGAACAAGGAGGTGCAGGACCTGCTGGCGGCCGTGGACCACGTCGTCGCGACCGGTGTTGCCGACCCCGATCGCCTGGGTATCGGGGGATGGAGCTACGGCGGTATTCTCACGAACTACACTATCGCCACCGACACACGCTTCAAGGCGGCTATCAGTGGCGCAGGCAGTTCGATGCAGCTGACGATGTACGGCACCGACCAGTACATCTATCAGTACGAGACAGAACTCGGCGCCCCGTGGCGCAATCCCAGGGCGTGGGAGAAAGTGTCGTATCCCTTCTTCAAGGCCGATCGCATCACGACGCCGACGTTGTTCATGGGTGGCAAGGACGATGACAACGTTCCGATCACCGGCAGCGAGCAGATGTACCAGGCGCTCAAGTCACTCGGTGTGGAGACGCAGCTGGTGGTGTATCCGGGCCAGAATCATGGGATTTCGCTCCCCAGCTTCCAGAAGGACCGGCTTGCGAGGTACCTGGCGTGGTATGATGCGCACCTGAAGCATCGGACGTGA
- a CDS encoding DUF3626 domain-containing protein, giving the protein MAARSSGDPLDPTLRVTVNFHPARLHRGVPLLRCLADDGEYRSQFVTGTSSGGLTAYPGGDRWHWEARLFGGAYDTAPTNERPKVGALNFRHRKTGAAPRFGSAHLRLRPEIASRSTFCFPDSCFDPSAFGTVSRMSLIDLAAAEERDRLDDYVEAHVHGPLRLAFDVEALVLDPCFRDTEVEVFARQLSCPLEWHPGFRLHVDEMAEHPSFRGPEYVALGQLVAVDGWLTPAIHETAVRTERHHPQDLKKVWHYLARFGDLSSGDSAARPANQ; this is encoded by the coding sequence GTGGCGGCGCGCAGCAGCGGTGATCCGCTTGATCCGACACTTCGGGTAACGGTCAACTTTCATCCCGCGAGGCTCCACCGCGGCGTCCCGCTGCTTCGTTGCCTCGCGGACGATGGGGAGTACCGCTCGCAGTTCGTGACCGGCACGAGCAGCGGAGGCCTCACGGCCTACCCGGGAGGCGATCGCTGGCACTGGGAGGCTCGGCTATTCGGTGGCGCCTATGACACCGCCCCCACCAACGAGCGCCCGAAAGTCGGCGCACTGAACTTCCGACACCGCAAGACCGGAGCGGCGCCGCGCTTCGGTTCCGCTCACTTGCGATTGCGGCCGGAGATCGCTTCGCGCTCCACATTCTGCTTTCCCGATTCCTGCTTCGACCCGTCCGCGTTCGGAACGGTGTCTCGAATGAGTCTCATCGACCTCGCCGCAGCGGAAGAGCGGGACAGACTCGACGACTACGTTGAAGCGCACGTTCATGGCCCCCTTCGCCTTGCGTTCGACGTCGAGGCGCTGGTCCTCGACCCGTGCTTTCGCGATACCGAGGTCGAGGTGTTCGCGCGCCAACTCTCATGTCCTCTCGAATGGCATCCAGGCTTTCGCCTCCATGTCGACGAGATGGCGGAGCATCCCAGCTTTCGCGGTCCGGAGTACGTGGCGCTGGGACAGCTGGTGGCTGTCGACGGATGGCTGACACCAGCCATCCATGAGACGGCGGTGCGCACGGAGCGTCATCATCCGCAAGATCTCAAGAAGGTCTGGCACTATCTGGCCCGATTCGGTGATCTCTCGTCCGGCGATTCAGCGGCGCGGCCAGCTAACCAATGA
- a CDS encoding SDR family oxidoreductase encodes MPDEVSPARVIAIVGGSGYLGQVLTRALLADRRGIERILLLDLRPPPQEVAGQVVFDELDVRSARLGEVLAEHAVDTVVHLAAVVTPRPGMTRNEHYAIDVDGTHNVLDACVEHGVQQVIVTSSGAAYGYHVDNPAWLDEQCPLRGNEEFAYARHKRLVEELLARYRARYPALRQLIFRPGTVLGRDAHNPVTALFERSVLLRITDGDSRFVFVWDEDVALCIAKGIHERRSGVFNLAGDGAMTPEEIASITGARVIALPATVLAIGLRVARWFELTDHGPEQVPFLRYRPVLSNAALKRDFGYTPLRTSREAFEEFWRSRRPQ; translated from the coding sequence ATGCCTGACGAGGTCAGTCCCGCGCGTGTGATCGCCATCGTTGGCGGGAGCGGCTACCTCGGTCAGGTGCTGACGAGGGCGTTGCTGGCTGATCGGCGCGGGATCGAACGCATCCTGTTGCTCGATTTGAGGCCGCCGCCGCAGGAGGTGGCCGGTCAGGTGGTGTTCGACGAACTGGACGTGCGGTCGGCGCGTCTGGGTGAGGTGCTCGCCGAACATGCGGTGGATACCGTGGTGCATCTTGCGGCCGTGGTCACGCCGCGACCCGGAATGACGCGCAACGAGCACTACGCGATCGACGTGGACGGAACCCACAACGTGCTCGACGCGTGTGTGGAGCATGGGGTGCAACAGGTGATCGTGACGAGCAGCGGCGCGGCGTACGGGTACCACGTCGACAATCCTGCCTGGCTCGACGAGCAATGCCCGCTGCGTGGTAACGAGGAGTTTGCATATGCGCGGCACAAGCGGCTCGTCGAGGAACTGCTCGCCCGGTATCGCGCACGGTACCCGGCACTGCGACAGCTGATCTTTCGCCCCGGGACGGTCCTCGGCCGTGACGCGCACAATCCCGTGACCGCCCTCTTTGAGCGTTCGGTGCTCCTGCGCATCACCGACGGCGATTCGCGCTTTGTGTTCGTGTGGGACGAAGACGTTGCCTTGTGTATCGCGAAAGGCATTCACGAGCGACGCTCGGGCGTCTTCAACCTCGCCGGTGACGGTGCGATGACGCCGGAGGAGATCGCCTCGATCACCGGGGCGCGCGTGATCGCACTCCCCGCCACCGTGCTGGCGATCGGGTTGCGCGTGGCGCGCTGGTTCGAGCTGACCGACCATGGGCCTGAGCAGGTGCCGTTCCTGCGGTATCGACCGGTCCTGTCGAACGCGGCGCTCAAGCGCGACTTTGGCTACACTCCCTTGCGGACCTCACGCGAGGCGTTCGAGGAGTTCTGGCGATCGCGAAGGCCACAGTGA
- a CDS encoding amidase produces the protein MSTSEFRATDRRTFIRQGIASGAAIAAAGCAPSSDGQQDTRPAATAGTTTAVPAFELSELGVGDLQAAMGSGKYTSGRLVELYLERIEQVDRTGPAINSVIERNPEAAAIAEGLDRERKDGNVRGPLHGIPVLLKDNIDTADRMRTSAGSLALAESIAPRDAGLVRRLREAGAVILGKVNLSEWANIRSSRSTSGWSGRGGLTKNPYALDRNACGSSAGTGAAIAASLATLGVGTETDGSIVCPSNANGLVGIKPTVGLVSRSGIIPISHTQDTAGPMCRNVRDAAALLSVMAGADPDDQATATSAGHVESDYTSFCVPDGLRGAKVGVVRAWFNAGPHVERVMRGALEAIVSAGATLVDPIAIPSIAELGDDEFTVLLHELKADMSTYLATLGPSIPYRTLADLIRFNETNASTEMPYFGQETFIAAEEKGPLTSPAYLRALERCRRLSRTQGLDRAFAGGAVDVLVAPTGGPAWVTDLVNGDHFGGGSSTACAVSGYPAITVPAGQVFGLPVGLTFMGPAWSEGRLVRYAFAFEQATNARRAPTFRPHAEVPAT, from the coding sequence ATGTCCACCTCCGAGTTCCGCGCCACCGACCGTCGCACCTTCATCAGGCAGGGCATCGCCTCCGGTGCGGCGATCGCTGCCGCGGGGTGCGCGCCATCTAGTGACGGACAGCAAGACACCCGCCCCGCCGCAACGGCTGGTACCACGACCGCCGTGCCGGCCTTCGAGCTGTCTGAGCTTGGAGTGGGCGACCTGCAGGCGGCGATGGGCAGCGGGAAGTACACCTCCGGGCGACTCGTCGAGCTCTACCTCGAGCGCATCGAACAGGTCGACCGGACGGGCCCCGCGATCAACAGCGTCATCGAGCGGAACCCGGAAGCCGCGGCCATCGCCGAGGGGCTGGATCGCGAACGCAAGGACGGGAATGTGCGCGGTCCGCTGCACGGGATTCCGGTTCTCCTCAAGGACAACATCGACACGGCCGATCGCATGCGCACCTCGGCGGGGTCGCTTGCGCTCGCCGAGTCGATCGCGCCCAGGGATGCCGGCCTCGTGCGGCGACTGAGGGAGGCGGGGGCGGTGATCCTCGGCAAGGTGAACCTGTCGGAGTGGGCCAACATCCGATCGTCGCGCTCGACCAGCGGCTGGAGCGGCCGCGGAGGCCTCACGAAGAACCCGTACGCGCTCGATCGAAACGCCTGCGGCTCGAGCGCGGGGACGGGCGCGGCCATCGCGGCGTCCCTGGCGACTCTGGGCGTGGGCACCGAGACCGATGGATCGATCGTGTGTCCCTCCAACGCCAACGGCCTCGTCGGTATCAAGCCCACCGTTGGACTGGTAAGTCGTTCGGGCATCATTCCCATCTCGCACACGCAGGACACGGCTGGCCCGATGTGCCGCAACGTGCGGGATGCGGCGGCCCTGCTGTCGGTGATGGCGGGCGCCGATCCGGACGACCAGGCCACGGCGACGAGTGCGGGTCACGTGGAGTCCGACTACACCTCGTTCTGCGTCCCTGACGGCCTGCGCGGCGCAAAGGTCGGCGTGGTGCGCGCCTGGTTCAACGCCGGGCCGCACGTGGAGCGCGTCATGCGCGGTGCGCTCGAGGCGATCGTGAGTGCGGGGGCGACCCTGGTCGATCCGATCGCGATCCCGAGCATCGCCGAGCTTGGCGATGACGAGTTCACGGTGCTGCTGCACGAACTCAAGGCGGACATGAGCACCTACCTCGCGACGCTCGGTCCGTCGATCCCCTACCGCACCCTTGCCGACCTGATCCGGTTCAACGAAACGAATGCTTCGACGGAGATGCCCTACTTTGGCCAGGAGACGTTCATTGCCGCCGAGGAGAAGGGGCCTCTGACGTCGCCTGCGTATCTGCGTGCCCTGGAGCGGTGCCGGCGGCTTTCCCGCACACAGGGCCTCGATCGCGCGTTCGCGGGCGGCGCCGTGGACGTCCTGGTGGCGCCCACCGGTGGGCCGGCCTGGGTGACCGATCTCGTGAACGGAGACCACTTTGGCGGAGGGAGTTCGACGGCGTGCGCGGTGTCGGGGTATCCGGCGATCACCGTACCCGCGGGTCAGGTGTTCGGGTTGCCGGTCGGGCTCACGTTCATGGGGCCGGCGTGGAGCGAAGGGCGGCTCGTTAGGTACGCGTTCGCGTTCGAGCAGGCCACGAACGCGCGCCGTGCCCCGACGTTCCGGCCGCACGCCGAGGTCCCGGCCACCTGA
- a CDS encoding addiction module protein translates to MSAPIFDFSHLTPEERIELAEQLWDSLDVRAVGLTAEEATELRRRRAALAGGETLGEPWRQALDELERGGA, encoded by the coding sequence ATGAGCGCGCCGATTTTCGATTTCAGCCACCTGACGCCCGAGGAGCGCATCGAGCTCGCGGAGCAACTGTGGGATTCCCTCGACGTGCGCGCGGTGGGGCTAACAGCGGAGGAGGCGACCGAGTTGCGCCGCCGCCGAGCTGCACTGGCAGGTGGTGAAACGTTGGGCGAACCGTGGCGCCAGGCTTTGGATGAGCTGGAGCGCGGCGGCGCGTGA
- a CDS encoding type II toxin-antitoxin system HicB family antitoxin yields the protein MSVELTAVYREVPAGFIAFVEELPGANTQGATLEEARENLREAVALVLEANRALAEEDLAGAAVIREPLRLTA from the coding sequence ATGAGCGTTGAGTTGACCGCGGTCTATCGTGAAGTACCGGCAGGGTTTATCGCGTTCGTCGAAGAGCTTCCCGGGGCTAATACCCAAGGCGCTACCCTGGAGGAGGCCCGGGAGAATCTCCGGGAAGCCGTCGCCCTCGTGTTGGAAGCGAATCGCGCGCTTGCCGAGGAAGATCTGGCGGGTGCCGCTGTGATCCGCGAGCCGCTGCGCCTCACGGCGTGA
- a CDS encoding type II toxin-antitoxin system RelE/ParE family toxin, giving the protein MSRALFLRSEAKDELRQAFDWYEERRIGLGFEFLRTVRVVLAAIERAPEHFPVALDDIRKAPLRRFPYVVYFVVLPAGVSVFAIHHARRHPRRWTSRK; this is encoded by the coding sequence GTGAGTCGAGCGTTGTTCCTTCGCAGCGAGGCGAAGGACGAGTTGCGGCAGGCGTTCGACTGGTATGAGGAGCGGCGGATTGGGTTGGGCTTCGAGTTCCTGCGAACGGTGCGCGTGGTCCTGGCAGCGATCGAGCGCGCGCCCGAGCACTTCCCGGTGGCTCTCGACGACATTCGGAAGGCGCCGCTGCGGCGGTTCCCGTATGTGGTGTACTTCGTCGTACTGCCGGCCGGAGTCTCGGTGTTCGCCATTCATCATGCGAGGCGGCACCCCCGCCGCTGGACGTCGCGGAAGTGA